In the bacterium genome, CCAGGCCGCTCGCGAGCGCCCCGTCGCGGTGGCGGCCGAAGAAGAGGTTGCGGTGCGCGCCGAAGACGTCGAGGTCCGTCCCCCCGGCGAAGTCCCGGTAGAAGCGCACGCAGCGGAAGCACTGGATGCAGCGGTTCATCTCATGGTTGACGAAGGGGCCGAGGTCCTGGCTGCGGTGGGTGCGCTTGTCGAAGCGGTAGCGCCGCCGGACGTGCCCCGTGAGGACGGTCATGTCCTGGAGGTGGCACTCGCCACCCTCGTCGCAGACCGGGCAGTCGTGGGGGTGGCCGGCCATCAGCCACTCGCTGACCGCGGCGCGGAAGGCGCGTGCCTCCGGGTCGGCAATCGACACGCGCAGTCCCTCGGCGACCGGCGTTTCGCAGGACATGACGATCGTCCCGGCCGCGTCGTGCTCGTCGCGGAAGACCTTGACCGCGCATTGCCTGCAGGCCCCCACCGAGTGCAGCGCCGGGTGCCAGCAGAAGTACGGGATCTCGAAGCCGAGAGAGAGGCAGGCCGCAAGCAGGTTCTGCCCCGCGGGGACGCGGTGTGGCGCCCCGTCGACCAGGATCGTGACCTGCGCCGCGGACGGCGGGCCTAGCGCTTCCACGGGCAGCCTCCCTCCCGGACGTGGCGCTCGAAGTCCCCGCGGAAGAGCGCGAGCGCGCTGCGCAGCGGCTCCATCGCCCCCGGCGCGTGCGCGCAGAACGTGCGGCCGGGCCCGAGCAGCCGCGTGTGCTCCTCGAGCACCGCCAGGTCCTCCATCGTGCCGTCGCCGCGTTCGAGGGCGGCGAGGATGCGCTCGACCCAGGCCAGCCCCTCGCGGCAGGGCGTGCACCAGCCGCAGGACTCCCGCGCGAAGAAGCGCTCGAGGCTCAGGAGCGTCCCCACCGGGCAGGTGCGGTCGTCGAGCACGACGACGGTGCCGGTGCCGAGGCGGCTGCCCGCCTTCTGCACGGAGTCGAAGTCCAGCGCGACATCGAGGTGCTCCGCCGGCAGGAACTCCGTGGAGGCGCCGCCGGGCAGCACCGCGCGCAGCGCGAAGCCCTCGCGCATGCCGCCGGCGCGCTCCTCGAGCAGTTCCCGCAGCGGCGTCCCCATCGGCAGCTCCCAGGCGCCGGGGCGGCGCACACGACCGCTGACCGCGTAGATCTTCGTGCCGCCTTCGGCGCCGCGGCCGAGGGCGCGGTACCACTCCGGCCCGTTGCGCACGATCCCGGGGACGTTGCAGAGCGTCTCGACGTT is a window encoding:
- a CDS encoding NADH-ubiquinone oxidoreductase-F iron-sulfur binding region domain-containing protein, which produces LRGRGGAGFPTGKKWSFVPRGAPGPRYLVCNADEMEPGSFKDRVLMERAPHLLLEGMVLAAFAIGAGEAILFLRQGYAAAQEALERAIAAAYGRGALGPDVLGTGVRVDLRLHVSAGRYICGEETALLNALEGRRPVPREKPPHPQVSGLWGRPTVVNNVETLCNVPGIVRNGPEWYRALGRGAEGGTKIYAVSGRVRRPGAWELPMGTPLRELLEERAGGMREGFALRAVLPGGASTEFLPAEHLDVALDFDSVQKAGSRLGTGTVVVLDDRTCPVGTLLSLERFFARESCGWCTPCREGLAWVERILAALERGDGTMEDLAVLEEHTRLLGPGRTFCAHAPGAMEPLRSALALFRGDFERHVREGGCPWKR